The DNA sequence GCATTCCCCCTGATAGCTCAGCACTTCCTTGTTTCACTTGGCTCAGTGCTGCATTTAACCCTGCTTGTTGTTCCTCCGTCAGTGTTGCAAGTACCGGAGCAAGACTTGCTGAAAGCTGATCAATTCCAGCTCCTAAGTTTGTAGATCCTTTTGCAAGTTGGCCGGCAGCTGTATTTAATTCAGCTGTTTTTTCTTTCACTGTACTTACTGCACCATCAAACTCTTTTTCTTTCTGGGCAATTTGTCCATAACTCACTGTTAATTGGCCGACACCTTCTGTATATTGAGCGATGCCATCTTTCAGCCCACTAGCGCCTGCTGATGCCTTTTGCGCTCCTGTAAGAAGATCTTTTGATCCTTGCGATAAAGTACCAAGTCCTTTATTCAACTCATTAGCACCCTTAGCAGCATCGCTCGCTCCTTGTGCAAGTTTCTGTGAACCATCCGCAAGTGTAATTGTGCTGCTTGCCAATGTTTCAAGATACCCTTTTAATTCATCTGCGCCAGATGATAATTTTGTGGCACCGTCATGTAATTCACCGGCACCGTCCGCCGCTTCACCAAACCCATCGCCCATTTCCGTGATGGAATCAAAGATTTTTTCTGCATACGTTGTAGCAACTTGTTCATTCACTTCTGCACGAATCCGGTCCATCGCCGTTTCTCCGATTTGAGCAGAAAGGAAGTTGAACCCTTCATTTGGCTTGTAGACAATTGTTAATTTCTCCGGTTCATCATCCAAAAGTGTAGTTGCGTGTTCAGAAAAGTTTTCTGGTATTTCAATTACGACATAATAATCTTCATTTCCAAGCCCTTTTTCTGCATCTGATTTTGATACTTTCTTAAAATCAAACTGCTTACTGTCAATTAATTTATCAGTTAGTTCTTTCCCGAGTGCTAGCTTCTCGCCATCCATTTCAGCCCCATTATCAAGGTCAACGATTGCGACAGGCAAATCACTCATATTGGCATACGGATTCCAAAACGCCCATAAGAACATACCTGCATAAAGAACGGGAATAAATAGAATAGCAATCATTGGAACGATCAATTTTTTTGAACGTAAGACCAGTTTCCATTCTGCCCATGTCATCGATTTTTTCATTTAGTTACTTCCTCCTGTACTGGTTGACCACTTTCCTCAAGTGGTCATTTTTGAATAAAAAATGAAGTCTCAAATTAAGAGACTTTTAAAAATGGTCCCATTTAGTAAAGCGGCGATACGCTCTTCAGATAGCTCTTCATCGTGGGTTTTAGTCCAGTCCGAGACAAGTGCGAGGTATGCTTTAAATAACATATATGCAACAAGTTCAGTATCGCAAGGCTTTACTTCACCTTTGGCAATTCCCTTTTCGATCTTCTCTTTTACATAAAAAACGATTTCTTTTTCAATTGCCTGCAGCACTTCACCAACAGCAGGTGTACGAAGTTCTTTTTCTTCATCTATTAACTTCGCATACAATTGATGTGTTCCGCGGAATTTGAGCATTTGCATCAGCCTGGCATGCGCATTTTGTTCGAATGGCGCACCCTCAACAGAAACAGCATCTGCTTCCGCCCGCATTTCGTTAATCATTTTCACCACAATTGCATTGAATAGTTCTTCTTTATTGGCGAAAAACGTATAGATTGTTCCTTTGCCGACATTCGCAATTTTCGCGACCTGATCCATCGTCGTCGCTTTATAGCCGAACAGTGAAAATGATTTTGCTGCTGCCTCCAAAATTTCCTGCCTGCGGTCCATTTCTCCACCTCACTTTGAATGGATTATCCGAATGACCCAAAAACAACTTTAGTCATCTGGTCATTATATTACTCCGACTGAATAAATTTTGCAAGGTTTTTCTTCCCATTGAAAAAAGTCTGCGAAAGGATTAATCCCTACGCAGACAGTGTACTCCATTTCCTATTCTAGCTCACTCATCCACATTCCATAGTAAGACTCTAACTCTTGTTTCATCACGGCCACTTCAGCCATGATTGATTCATATTTCATCCAATCCATTTCAACTTCCGCTTCTTTTTCCATTTTATCTATTGCTTGTTCTAATCTCGCTATTTCTTCTTCCAAGTTAATAGGTACTACTATTTCCGCTTTTTCTATCGTCGGTTTTTTTATCGCAATGGGTTCAGGCACTCCGACTACCTTGTGACTTTGAAGCTCCTGCCACTTGTCACGCGCCCAATTGTAAGGTCCTTCAAACGTCGTCATAATTCCGTCTTCCAACCATGCAGTGCGGGAGAATAATTTATTCAAGAAATAACGATCATGCGATACGGCAACAATTGTGCCTGTAAAGTCTTCCAGTGCCTCTTCAAGTACTTCTCTTGACTCAATATCCAAATGATTTGTCGGCTCATCTAGCACAAGGAAATTAACATCCTGGTACATGAGTTGAACCAGACGGAGGCGCATTCTTTCTCCACCACTTAAGTCTCCAATTCGTTTAAACACATCTGGACCGTAAAACATAAACTTCGCTAATATATGTCGGGCTTCCCCTTCAGCAATATTTACTTCATCACGAAAGACATCTATCAAACGCGCCTTCGGGTCCTTGATATCAAAGTGCTGCGACAAAAACCCTATCTTCACGCTACTTCCTATTTTACTCAATCCAGTGTCAACCGGAAGTTCGCCTAAAAGAATTCTAAGTACGGTTGATTTCCCGCATCCATTCCGACCGACAATCGCTGTCCGATCCTTCCAATACACATGGAAGTCGGCCCCCTTCAATAGCTCCTGTTGACCAAATGATTTCGTGATTCCTTCCATAATAACAACTTCCTTACCACTCCGCGGTGCAGCTTCAAACGATAAGGTCATTTTCTTCGGATCGATAAGTGGCTTCCTTACTTTTTCCATCCGTTCTAGAGCCCGTTCCATATTGCGCGCTCGCCTGTGCAATCCTGGATTTGGAGGATTGGCTTCATTTGCCCATTGCCGTAGCCGTTTAATCGATTCTCTCATTTTTCTTATTTTCTTTTGTTGTTCTTCGTAATCCTGGAATTCCCTCATGAGACGCTCTTCTTTTTCTAGTATAAAGGCGGAATAGTTCCCGTGATAAAGATGAATTTCCCCTTCTTCAAGATCCGCAACCTTCGTCACAACACAATCCAAAAAGTAGCGGTCATGCGAAATAATGATAACTGTTCCCGAGTAATCCGTTAAATACGCTTCCAACCATTCTACTGCAAATAAGTCCAAGTGATTCGTCGGTTCATCTAATAACAGCAAATCAGGTTTCGTCAATAATAGCTTCCCGAGCATAATCTTCGTCTGTTCGCCACCGCTCAATTGTCCAAAAGAACGTCCGACAAATGGTTTTAGTTGCAATCCATTGATGACTTTCTCGATTTCCGAATCTACGGCATAGCCATCACGACGAGCAAATTCTTCCTGCAAATCTCCATAAATTCGAAGCAATTTGTCCATATCAGCATTACCAGCAATCGCCAGCTCCGTCTCTAACTCCGACATTCTCGCCTGCATTTCCCTTAGTTCTCCAAATGCACTGTTTAGCACATCATAGCCAGTCGTTTCTTTTTCAAATAAAGGGATTTGCGCTAAGTAACCTATTTTCGTTCCTTTTTTAAAATGAATTGCTCCACTATCCGGTTGCTCAGCTCCGGAAATCAACTTAAATAACGTTGTTTTCCCACTGCCATTCCGCCCGACAACGCCTAATTTATCACCTGTTTTAATTTCCAAAGAAAGATTTTCAAAAATCATATTCCCACCGAGCATTTTGCTTATTAGTTGAATTGTACATATCATTATTTTCCGCTTCCCCTCGTTCTGTTTTCACAACTGGAAGCATCCTTAAGAAAAGCGCAGAGTGCATGCTTAGATCTGAGTCTAAGCAACACAAAAAGACCGCGTGTAAGCGGCCTTCCCTCTTGAAAATAATCGTAAGGAATGCATGCTAAACAGCTGTGTGATTACTGAAATTGTCTAAAAAAGGACAGACTTATCCCGTCGACTGCAATTTCATGAGTAATCGCACATGAAGTAGCTAAATATTCCAATAGACTTTCACGTGCATACACAGTGTCTAACATCATTCCTCACCTCCGTTCGTTTAATGTAAGAATAGTTTAACACAACTATCCATCAATTCACACTATTTTTTTAGCCGAAATCATCAAAAACATAGGCCTACGGTTTTCATCTTCCATTGCCGCATCATTCTTCAACATTTCTTCTGAAGGTATAGATTCCTTAATAACTTCCAAAACAAATCCAGCATTAATCAAGTCATTCATATAGGTTGAAATTGTGCGATGATATTTAATAACATTTTCCGCCAAAAATGAAGTTTGTCGTACTCCCTCCGCCTGATAATTATCTACGGGCCAATGCAGACGGTTCCCTTGATCATCAAGATACCAATCTTGTTCATGTCGAGAGGTGAATATGGGATGTTCAACTGAGAAAATGAAAGTGCCATCTGGCTTCAAATAGTCATATACCTTTTTGCAGATACCCTCAAATGATTCAATGTAATGGAAAGCCAACGAACTGATCACTACATCAAATTGTGAAGCTGAAAACTCGATGTCTTCAATAGGAAGTTGCAAATAGGTAATTTTAGGATCATCTGTTAGTTCACTAGCCTGTTGAAGCATTTTTTCAGATATATCGACTCCTACCACTGAACTTGCTTGTTGTTCACGGGCAAATCGACAATGCCAACCAAAGCCGCACCCTAAATCAAGTACCGTTTTATGCCGTAAGTCGGGTAATAATGATTTAAATATATGCCATTCTCCTGCACCTTCGAGTCCTTTGATTGAACGTGCCATATGTTTATATGCAGAAAAGAAATCTAGTTCATCATATTTGTTTTGTTTCATCCAAAATCCCTCCTACACATCATCTTTAGATAATTTTAACACGTCTGTTGATTAAACATATATTTGCATAAAATACTGGTGAGAAGGGTTTGATAACCCCTATTTTCACTGGACTATTTTCGGACCGCTTTCGACTAACTATTCATGACAGATTTACTGAAGTGTCTAATGTGGCTAGAAGTGACTCCGTCACTTCTAGCAACACTTTTTTCAGTAATCCTGTTGAGAATCGTTGCCTGTCGCGTTCCTACAATGTTCAAGTGAAAAATGCGGTTGTTTTGGAAGAAAAGAATAGATGACATTCTATGGAGAGTGTAAGTGCCCGAAGATGCAATTTCGGGCACTGTTGTACTTTGTACAATGCGTTCCTTGCTTACTTTTAGTAAAGTTTATGCATGTAAGTTTGTGTTGCCTATTAGAAAGTGACACTTCTTTAAAATAAATAAAGAAAAACCATAGAGAACGCATCAGCCGCCAAAATTGCATCTTTGGCGGCTTTTCTCAAGGTAAGAAGCCAGCAATTTTTTCGTCCCAAAAATCTTCAGCACTCTGTATACTTAAGCATTTGGAGCGCGACGGATGAAAGACAACCATACGATTAACGAAAAAACTGTTTAGGGATGCGACAAAGTCACATCCCTAAACATCCAAACATCTCGGTAATCGTACTAGAAGTCTTTCAAACCAAAGCGACCCCAATGCGCGACTATACAAGTGCGGCCGAGGGGGATTGAGTTACTTTCTGGTTATTTCTGGTTAATCAACAGACCTGCAATTTTAACACTTTGATAAATTTATCGGCAAGCTAACTGTACGTTAATTACTGAAAGGACTCCGGATGAAATTGCAGCAATTGAAAACTTCTATATAGGAGCGAATTTAAAGGTTTGAGCCATTCAAAAAAGAGTACCGAATCGCAATGATTCAGCACTCTTTTCAATTCCTACGTCAATTGTTGCTCAGCAAACTCTCGATACAACGCATGTGATTGTGTCAATTCCTGATGGGTCCCGCTACCTGTCACTTGCCCGTTCTCTATAAATATAATTTTATCCGCATCAACGATTGTTGATAACCTGTGGGCGATAACAAATGTTGTACGCCCTTCCATTAATCGTGTCAGCGCATCTTGAACGACACCTTCCGATTGACTGTCCAAACTTGCTGTCGCTTCATCCATCATTAATATTTTGGGATCACGTAAAAAAGCACGTGCGATGGCAATACGCTGCCTTTGACCACCCGAAAGTTTGACACCGCGTTCACCAACTTCAGTGTCCAATCCTTTCGTAAAGCTTTTAATAAATTCGTCGGCATACGCCATTTCAGTGACCTCCCACAGCCGTTCATCCAAAATGCTTTCGCCATCCTCCAAACCGTAGCATAGATTTTCGCGGATTGTCCCAGCCATCATCGCGCTCTCTTGCGAAACATAGCCGATTTGACTGCGCCACGATGCCATTGACAACTCTTTTATAGGGGTGCCACCGATTCTTATTTCACCAGCCGTAGGTTCATAAAAACGTTCAAGCAACCCAAACATCGTCGTTTTTCCACCGCCGCTAGGTCCAGCAAAGGCAATCATTTCTCCAGGTTGCGCTTCAAAGGATACGTTGCTAATCACCGGCTCATCTTCTTCATAAGCAAACGATACGTCTACTACTTGAACTGATTTGTTAGCTATATCTACCACTAAGCCATCCTGCCCTTCTTCCAATGGCAGTTCTAAAATGTCAATAATACGCTCTGTTGCGCCTTTTGCCTTCTGCAATTGCGTGAAAAACATCGCAAATGATGTGATCGGAAATATGATTTGGAACAGGTAGAGCAAGAAAGCAACTAGTGCCCCTGTCGACATTGTGCCGTTCGCAACACGCATGCCGC is a window from the Sporosarcina sp. ANT_H38 genome containing:
- a CDS encoding YhgE/Pip domain-containing protein, which translates into the protein MKKSMTWAEWKLVLRSKKLIVPMIAILFIPVLYAGMFLWAFWNPYANMSDLPVAIVDLDNGAEMDGEKLALGKELTDKLIDSKQFDFKKVSKSDAEKGLGNEDYYVVIEIPENFSEHATTLLDDEPEKLTIVYKPNEGFNFLSAQIGETAMDRIRAEVNEQVATTYAEKIFDSITEMGDGFGEAADGAGELHDGATKLSSGADELKGYLETLASSTITLADGSQKLAQGASDAAKGANELNKGLGTLSQGSKDLLTGAQKASAGASGLKDGIAQYTEGVGQLTVSYGQIAQKEKEFDGAVSTVKEKTAELNTAAGQLAKGSTNLGAGIDQLSASLAPVLATLTEEQQAGLNAALSQVKQGSAELSGGMQQLTAGTGALSAGTAELNGAAGQLAGAHNQAMAGLQKLNGSSTDLREGANALASGNGELSSGIAQLSKGVNTAEKGSSDLASGLASLTEGSGTLKTGTDTLASKSQELADGSATLADGIVELDEGTLTLQEKLAEANATASEVNPTDKTYGMVGAPVDVEKDGINHVPNYGTGFAPYFLSLGLFVGALLLSIVFPLVEPAIKPTGAFGWFASKVSVLAIVGLLQALIAAGVVKFALGMETVNTPLFILTAIITSYTFIALVQMCVSILKDAGRFVAILVLILQLTTSAGTFPLELIPAPLQIFNTLLPMTYSVQAFKAAISTGNMSFLWMNNGILIGFMVAFLAITFGYFALIYKKRYSKETVEA
- a CDS encoding TetR/AcrR family transcriptional regulator, with amino-acid sequence MDRRQEILEAAAKSFSLFGYKATTMDQVAKIANVGKGTIYTFFANKEELFNAIVVKMINEMRAEADAVSVEGAPFEQNAHARLMQMLKFRGTHQLYAKLIDEEKELRTPAVGEVLQAIEKEIVFYVKEKIEKGIAKGEVKPCDTELVAYMLFKAYLALVSDWTKTHDEELSEERIAALLNGTIFKSLLI
- the abc-f gene encoding ribosomal protection-like ABC-F family protein, with the protein product MICTIQLISKMLGGNMIFENLSLEIKTGDKLGVVGRNGSGKTTLFKLISGAEQPDSGAIHFKKGTKIGYLAQIPLFEKETTGYDVLNSAFGELREMQARMSELETELAIAGNADMDKLLRIYGDLQEEFARRDGYAVDSEIEKVINGLQLKPFVGRSFGQLSGGEQTKIMLGKLLLTKPDLLLLDEPTNHLDLFAVEWLEAYLTDYSGTVIIISHDRYFLDCVVTKVADLEEGEIHLYHGNYSAFILEKEERLMREFQDYEEQQKKIRKMRESIKRLRQWANEANPPNPGLHRRARNMERALERMEKVRKPLIDPKKMTLSFEAAPRSGKEVVIMEGITKSFGQQELLKGADFHVYWKDRTAIVGRNGCGKSTVLRILLGELPVDTGLSKIGSSVKIGFLSQHFDIKDPKARLIDVFRDEVNIAEGEARHILAKFMFYGPDVFKRIGDLSGGERMRLRLVQLMYQDVNFLVLDEPTNHLDIESREVLEEALEDFTGTIVAVSHDRYFLNKLFSRTAWLEDGIMTTFEGPYNWARDKWQELQSHKVVGVPEPIAIKKPTIEKAEIVVPINLEEEIARLEQAIDKMEKEAEVEMDWMKYESIMAEVAVMKQELESYYGMWMSELE
- a CDS encoding RAxF-45 family protein produces the protein MMLDTVYARESLLEYLATSCAITHEIAVDGISLSFFRQFQ
- a CDS encoding bifunctional 2-polyprenyl-6-hydroxyphenol methylase/3-demethylubiquinol 3-O-methyltransferase UbiG gives rise to the protein MKQNKYDELDFFSAYKHMARSIKGLEGAGEWHIFKSLLPDLRHKTVLDLGCGFGWHCRFAREQQASSVVGVDISEKMLQQASELTDDPKITYLQLPIEDIEFSASQFDVVISSLAFHYIESFEGICKKVYDYLKPDGTFIFSVEHPIFTSRHEQDWYLDDQGNRLHWPVDNYQAEGVRQTSFLAENVIKYHRTISTYMNDLINAGFVLEVIKESIPSEEMLKNDAAMEDENRRPMFLMISAKKIV
- a CDS encoding ABC transporter ATP-binding protein, with translation MDKKKVGLKPFFSLILSTGIPKLALAVGLTAGVLTTLAGLVVPLLTKNLVDGFSVSSLSVPIMIAIGVAFIVQAVIDGVSIYLLSYVGQKVVARLRERMWTKLIRLPVSHFDKESSGETVSRVINDTGIVKELITQHFPQFITGIISIIGAVTILLIMDWKMTLIMLISVPITVAIMIPLGTRMAKISRGLQDETALFTGQIQQTLGEIRLMKASNAELNEEASGKAGIDKLLGFGLKEARITALIAPFMYLVVMVVIVMIIGYGGMRVANGTMSTGALVAFLLYLFQIIFPITSFAMFFTQLQKAKGATERIIDILELPLEEGQDGLVVDIANKSVQVVDVSFAYEEDEPVISNVSFEAQPGEMIAFAGPSGGGKTTMFGLLERFYEPTAGEIRIGGTPIKELSMASWRSQIGYVSQESAMMAGTIRENLCYGLEDGESILDERLWEVTEMAYADEFIKSFTKGLDTEVGERGVKLSGGQRQRIAIARAFLRDPKILMMDEATASLDSQSEGVVQDALTRLMEGRTTFVIAHRLSTIVDADKIIFIENGQVTGSGTHQELTQSHALYREFAEQQLT